The Schistocerca americana isolate TAMUIC-IGC-003095 chromosome 5, iqSchAmer2.1, whole genome shotgun sequence genome includes a window with the following:
- the LOC124615837 gene encoding glycine-rich cell wall structural protein-like isoform X1, translating into MSLLKLLGVFCLLSALAHERVHGGLLGGGGAGGGGGGGGYQYGAPGGGAGGFGGPGAGGFGGPGGGGAFGGGAPGGGALGGYGGGGAGGYGGGGYGGGGYGGGAGGGDLGQPTPYNFQYSVNDAYTGTSFGRQEAGDGSGSVQGQYQVQLPDGRNQLVRYAASDATGFNADVQYQGEPRYPSGGGAGGFGGGAGRYGAGAGGAGGYGGGAGGLGGAGGYGGGAGGYGGGAGGLGGAGGFGGGAGGIGGGAGGYGGGAGGLGGGRGFGGGAGGLGGAGGYGAGAGGLGGGAGSFGGAGGLGGGRGGGAGGAGGYGGAGRYGAGGAGGFGGGAGGFGGGAGGLGGGAGGFGGGRGGYGGAGGAGGFGGAGAGGFGGGAGGGGPSGSYLPPFKR; encoded by the exons ATGTCGTTGTTGAAG CTGTTGGGAGTGTTTTGCCTGCTGTCGGCGCTGGCCCATGAGCGCGTCCACGGAGGATTGCTGGGCGGAGGTggcgccgggggcggcggcggcggcggcggctaccaGTACGGCGCGCCCGGGGGTGGAGCAGGAGGCTTCGGAGGACCCGGCGCCGGCGGCTTTGGGGGCCCTGGGGGCGGCGGCGCCTTCGGGGGCGGCGCTCCTGGGGGCGGTGCTCTCGGCGGCTACGGTGGTGGCGGAGCTGGTGGATACGGAGGCGGCGGCTACGGAGGCGGCGGTTACGGAGGCGGAGCCGGTGGTGGAGACTTGGGACAA CCAACACCGTACAACTTCCAGTACTCCGTGAACGACGCTTACACGGGAACGAGTTTCGGACGGCAGGAAGCTGGTGACGGAAGTGGAAGTGTACAGGGCCAGTACCAAGTCCAACTTCCCGACGGCCGCAATCAGCTCGTACGTTACGCAGCCAGTGATGCCACTGGTTTCAACGCAGACGTTCAGTACCAGGGAGAGCCTAGGTACCCATCCGGCGGCGGCGCCGGTGGATTCGGTGGTGGCGCCGGGAGGTACGGTGCTGGTGCCGGTGGTGCCGGTGGATACGGTGGAGGAGCTGGCGGTCTCGGAGGAGCCGGAGGATACGGTGGTGGAGCTGGAGGATACGGTGGTGGAGCTGGTGGTCTCGGAGGAGCTGGAGGCTTTGGTGGCGGAGCTGGTGGTATAGGAGGCGGAGCTGGAGGATACGGAGGTGGAGCTGGTGGTCTCGGAGGAGGCAGAGGATTTGGCGGTGGAGCTGGCGGTCTCGGTGGAGCTGGAGGCTACGGCGCTGGAGCTGGAGGTCTCGGAGGAGGAGCTGGAAGTTTTGGTGGAGCTGGCGGACTTGGAGGAGGCAGAGGTGGAGGTGCGGGCGGCGCCGGAGGCTACGGTGGTGCTGGAAGATACGGAGCAGGTGGCGCTGGAGGGTTCGGTGGAGGAGCTGGAGGGTTTGGAGGTGGAGCTGGAGGTCTAGGAGGTGGAGCCGGAGGTTTCGGCGGAGGACGTGGTGGATACGGAGGAGCTGGAGGTGCAGGAGGGTTTGGCGGCGCCGGCGCTGGAGGATTTGGTGGAGGAGCTGGTGGAGGTGGCCCATCTGGCTCGTACCTGCCGCCATTCAAGAGATAA
- the LOC124615837 gene encoding glycine-rich protein DOT1-like isoform X2, which produces MSLLKLLGVFCLLSALAHERVHGGLLGGGGAGGGGGGGGYQYGAPGGGAGGFGGPGAGGFGGPGGGGAFGGGAPGGGALGGYGGGGAGGYGGGGYGGGGYGGGAGGGDLGQPTPYNFQYSVNDAYTGTSFGRQEAGDGSGSVQGQYQVQLPDGRNQLVRYAASDATGFNADVQYQGEPRYPSGGGAGGFGGGAGRYGAGAGGAGGYGGGAGGLGGAGGYGGGAGGYGGGAGGYGGGAGGLGGGRGFGGGAGGLGGAGGYGAGAGGLGGGAGSFGGAGGLGGGRGGGAGGAGGYGGAGRYGAGGAGGFGGGAGGFGGGAGGLGGGAGGFGGGRGGYGGAGGAGGFGGAGAGGFGGGAGGGGPSGSYLPPFKR; this is translated from the exons ATGTCGTTGTTGAAG CTGTTGGGAGTGTTTTGCCTGCTGTCGGCGCTGGCCCATGAGCGCGTCCACGGAGGATTGCTGGGCGGAGGTggcgccgggggcggcggcggcggcggcggctaccaGTACGGCGCGCCCGGGGGTGGAGCAGGAGGCTTCGGAGGACCCGGCGCCGGCGGCTTTGGGGGCCCTGGGGGCGGCGGCGCCTTCGGGGGCGGCGCTCCTGGGGGCGGTGCTCTCGGCGGCTACGGTGGTGGCGGAGCTGGTGGATACGGAGGCGGCGGCTACGGAGGCGGCGGTTACGGAGGCGGAGCCGGTGGTGGAGACTTGGGACAA CCAACACCGTACAACTTCCAGTACTCCGTGAACGACGCTTACACGGGAACGAGTTTCGGACGGCAGGAAGCTGGTGACGGAAGTGGAAGTGTACAGGGCCAGTACCAAGTCCAACTTCCCGACGGCCGCAATCAGCTCGTACGTTACGCAGCCAGTGATGCCACTGGTTTCAACGCAGACGTTCAGTACCAGGGAGAGCCTAGGTACCCATCCGGCGGCGGCGCCGGTGGATTCGGTGGTGGCGCCGGGAGGTACGGTGCTGGTGCCGGTGGTGCCGGTGGATACGGTGGAGGAGCTGGCGGTCTCGGAGGAGCCGGAGGATACGGTGGTGGAGCTGGAGGATACGGTG GCGGAGCTGGAGGATACGGAGGTGGAGCTGGTGGTCTCGGAGGAGGCAGAGGATTTGGCGGTGGAGCTGGCGGTCTCGGTGGAGCTGGAGGCTACGGCGCTGGAGCTGGAGGTCTCGGAGGAGGAGCTGGAAGTTTTGGTGGAGCTGGCGGACTTGGAGGAGGCAGAGGTGGAGGTGCGGGCGGCGCCGGAGGCTACGGTGGTGCTGGAAGATACGGAGCAGGTGGCGCTGGAGGGTTCGGTGGAGGAGCTGGAGGGTTTGGAGGTGGAGCTGGAGGTCTAGGAGGTGGAGCCGGAGGTTTCGGCGGAGGACGTGGTGGATACGGAGGAGCTGGAGGTGCAGGAGGGTTTGGCGGCGCCGGCGCTGGAGGATTTGGTGGAGGAGCTGGTGGAGGTGGCCCATCTGGCTCGTACCTGCCGCCATTCAAGAGATAA